The genomic stretch ATACTGTCTGTAACAAAATCTCTAGagtaaattacttactttggAAACTCAAAAGTTTTGTTAGTCCAGAGTATTTAAGATTGGCATATTTTGGGCTTTTTCAGTCACACATATTGTATGGTCTACTTGTATGGGGTCATTCTTcacatgtcattgacattcttgTGCTACAGAAAAAGGCTGTTCGTAATATTGGAGGAGCCAACCCACTTGAACactgcaaacctctttttgtacaatttcaaattcccacaatagtaaatctttatatttttcaagttttattgtatacaaaatctaatttgaatctttttcatacaagacaggagatccatcaatacaacactaggggaaggaataagattgatatattgcctcacagactagctaaaactaaaagctcgtttaaattaaattttataaatttttttaataagctgcctGATGATGCGAgacttgtttcctttaaaatatttaaaaaaaagttatatgattggctagtgaaaaatcctttttacagcattgaggaattcatgaattgccatattaatgttaggttttagtttataactaactataattacttttatttattgctacattaCTTAAATTCCATGTgaactttttacaacacttttgtgttaatgtaatttttagctctaacaatgtatgtaattttaaaatgacttgtcctatttctgtaaacagatcaatggaataaatgattcttattcttattcttgtaGTAAAATATGTACacttgggtactttgggattataccgaccacaccagtatgaagaacacaaaaatataaatttatagaaacaaacatgatagaacgaaaaaacaactctttaattataaaattacaaacttacaagcatttccaggcattgtgatcggtattgttgtcgctgttatcttatctttctcgagaatcccgattacgacaggccacgtGGCATCACAtaatttgcacggtacataattgcctttccattacaattcaatttatatttctgatcagatcctctagaatttgatattttactgataggtactatctcgagggatgtttttctttcgttgacatcagcgcgaaggcatggtagtggcggagtgtgatcaagaataaaaacaagttttgagtgttttttcaataaagagtttagttttagtttgatcatgtttgtttttattgaatttttgtgtttggagaaatgtagaggtaaaacacggaagtacaacaaagtgacgcaccagctgaacgggcggcgagactctgcaatcacgttatctactagaccactcgactttgacctctgtctgaggatggggaggggtttgcgataagacaattcctgttttatattgacgaaatattgttctacgctaatctagtaatcagtagaagcaaaatgtcaaataacgattcatgtctgggtgtggtcggcataatcccaaagtacctacaCTTGTATTTCCACTTGTCGCATATGTGCCAAAATAAGTCCTGGTTTTCATAAAAATGAAGGTTAAAGCAACACAACCATTTGAAATACAGATTTCAAAGGTCCACTGCCATCATCATCAAAAGCTCTATACTTGCTAATTTCCATTCGCGTATCCTTGTCAGGATAAAACTGCCAGTACAATAATTTCAAAGCTCAAAGGATTATTTTGCATTTTAGTTAAACCAGTGTACATTCATTTTGACAGTCTGTTTTTATGTCACAAGAAATTAGTTCATTCCTATGTGCTTTTAGTATTGCTTCAAGTAGAACAACACCATACAACACAAGAGGTAGGTAATGCTCAGGCAGACAGGTATGTTGggattttgtataaatgtattcaactattcctaaaaagtaaaaatcttgaacttaataaataagaaacaatcaAGAGGCTTTAAACTCAAGTAATGGATTGGCAACTTCTTGTCTGATGAACCCTGGACCATTGTTCATGAGCGTTCtttcacaattaaaaatgttatcctTTTTTAAATGGATATTGAAAATCAACGAATTAACCTTTATTGCACTTAACATAACACCAAAGAGAATAAATTACAACTCAGAATGAATATTGGCATTATTTAAaagactggaaataaaataacactaacaGCTGATCAAACTTACACTATGACAAGCCTTTCAAGTACCTGAATTAAAACATTGACAATTTTGTCATTAGATTATGAAGCTATATTTACAggtgaaattgttaaaatgtgttgaacATGTTATTGAAGCAGCTGTAATACAGCATGGCCACCCTGTAGCATTTTGAATGCTAACCCTCAACCAATCAGAGAAGCGTCACTTGTCTGTTGAAAAGGAACGCCAAGCAATAGAGAAGAACTTGAATCTTCTACTAAAGAGGTCCCCCTAGACAGCAATAAAGAACTAACACTTGAAATGGGCGTGATTAAAATAGTCTCAAAGAAAAAACAGTTGTACATTGTGGGAGTATACAGAATACCTGCAGGACAATTAGAGGAGGCTCTGAATCTCTTATCGGCAGCTATTGAAGAAACAAAGGCAGAAAATCACTCAATTCTCATAATGGGAGATAAAATGTTGATGGCCTGAAAACAGACAGAAACAGTCAAATGCTGAACAACACCCTAAGCATCCACAACATTTTAAGACTTCCTCTTCCTCCAACTTGAATCTCACCCACATCCTCATTCAGctatatgaaattaaacaaacaataaatcaaccaaaacaaaatattgcaattagaacatttaataaaaattttgtgggCTTGACAAAATCTCAGCAAAAATATTCAAACACTGTAGCAAAGCTTTAATCCCACTGATACTCAGGATAACAAATCTATCATTTGCCCAAGGATACTTCCCTTCAGAcctgaaaacaaagcaaagtaTACCCAAGCTAAAAGATGGAGCCCTCACGGAAGCACGCAACTATAGGCCCATATCACTAATTCTAACATTTTCCAAGGTGATTGAGAAAGTTGTATTGACAAGACTGATGGACTACTGCAAAACCCATAATCTCTTGACAGAAAACCGAAGGGAAGTCAACATCAGCCATTATAAAATTAGCAGAGTTCATAATAAATTCCTTGGAGGAGAAGAATATGGTACTGGGCATTATGTTAGATTTCAGTAAAGCGTTCGACTGCCTGGGGCATGAACTGATCCTTAGTAAACTCGAGCAACTTGGGGTAAGGGAGAAGCAAAAGCATGGTTTAAAAGCTACCTTGAAGGAAAAAGCCAAGTCGTCGAGATTCGACACACACAAAAGGGCATAATAAAAGAAACCAGATCAAAGCCTCTTCTAATAAACAGAGGAGTACATCAGGACTCAGTACTGGGCCAGTCCTGTTCATTCTACTGACGAACAACATGCCAAAATACCTAGGAACACACTGCTTCCCACTGATGTACGCTGACGATACTACACTACTCGTGTCCGAATCTTGCTCCAACAATCTAGCTATCATCTCCTACATAGCCTTGCACACGGTTTACCAGTACTGTCATGAAAACGATCTGGTAGTGAACACTGGTAAAACCAAACAACTGGCTTTTGAAAGAAGAAAAGACGAAGTCCCAGCATTGCCAGATGTAAAACTGGAAAAACACACCAAATTCCTTGGCATGACAATTGACAACAGCTTACAGTGGAATGACCATATTGAATCTCTCTCCAGTAAACTGAACTCTTGCCTGTATGtcttaaaaagaattaaacacATCAGTGATAAAGCCACAACAAAAATTGCCTACCATGCACTGTTCGAATCTTACATGAGATACAGCCTCATAGTTTGGAGAGGTATAATAGCAGGAAACCTCAAATGGATCCTATTGcttcagaaaagagctgtcagGATAATCTCAGATCTTGGTCCCAGGGAAAGCTGCAAAGATTATTTTCGAAGCCAAAAAATCCGAATAGTAATCTGCTTTTACATTAAAGAAGTAATCATGCATGTTGACCAGGAACTTCTGCAACGAGGACAAGATATCCATCACTATAACACCTGTCACACATCAAACTTCCACCTGCCTCTACACCACACCACGCAATTTGAAAAGAAACAGTCTTACATGGTCAGAAAATTATTCAACCTTCTATCAGACGACATGAAGACACTTCAAGGAAAGAAGTTGAAGACATCCCTGATCATATGGCTCATCGACACACCATACTACTCCCTATAAGAGTTCCTGAACTGGAGAAGAGAAGCCAACACAACTTGACTCActagacaatttttaataaactgaaacCTGTATTTTATTGACGCATGTACATTTCTccatgaaattgtaaataaaaactattgactATTGACAATAATGcactgaaaatattattacaccATTTTCAACTTGTTACTACTGATCAAAAGTAATCATCAATGTTTAGCAGTAAATGAtctagaacaaaaaataaaataatgtgtttgaatttttatgttgtatctATGGGGTCTACAGACCGGGACAGAATGTGGGTCTACGTCTAGAATGTGTTCAGCCATGAAAGGTTATGAATCAAGATTAAAAGGTCTGATTAAAGGTCTTGTCACCCAGGGGTGTCACAGATGAATCACCAGGTAAAGACAAGGAATGTATCATACTCTGCAGAAAATGTTAGGAAAATTACTGAAGTTTGCTTAGAATGTACTGAATTgtaacaagatttttaagaaaggaagTCAACTTTATAAATCGTTATTTACTCATTTTAGTGAATACTGTTGATTTCCATGTGCCCTCTGATGCTCTAATTACATCTTCAACTCTGCATTAACTAATTGCTAAGTTTAAGTTAATGTTTTCTTTGTTGGGTTTATCTGATTATATTCTGATTGCGGATCATTGTTTGTTTTCCTAGGAGTTAAGAGTGATCTTACAACCGTAGGTTGGTTGCTTCCTGTTGAATGACTCCTTATAATTGCCATGGCAATGGTCAAGCAGAAAATATGTGATGTAAGAAACTGTTGAGCTGCCCCTCAAGTCAAGAGGAATGAACAATCACCAGTGATAAAGAAGTCTTGGATGAGTTGTGCCACATTCAATTAAGATGACTCCTGTGTACTTCCACAAATGAAGAACGCCTCATGAGCGAATATTGAAACATGTGCAAGGCTATGGACACTTTATTCCTTGGATATTAAACCTTGATCCAGTATTCCTTTGAAGAATTATAAGACATTCGAAGTACGACCCTCTTGTTGAATAAGTTATGCTTATAGAGGCCAATCCAGAATAGACCCACATACAGTTTTGTGACTTAAGGGAAAGTACAGTATCTGCAAGACATTATGCTTCCTCAACAAATCCTTTACCCGAATTCTTAAAATGTGAAATAGTTGGCTAAGGATATAAGTGTTCCCAATTATGAATCAGGGAGGCTACTTATTTCACCCAACACCAACTAATCAGACTCCACATGATCTGAAACCATCAGTTCAACGATTTAGATTTACGGGTGTCCATTCTTTGGAtttaaaatcttctgcaaatAAAGAGATACAATCTGACATCCCTATAAACCCAAATAATGTTTGATGAAGATCAAGATAAACAAAAGACCTATATAGACCAGAGACTTTTTGAATTACAGTGGGGGATAATGATATAGTTTGTACTTATAAaagctttttttgttttattttaccagacaaCTCAACTGTCAAAAAGTATTGTTAACATTTCTTTTCATTGTTGTTTTCTTGCAGTTTAATTTATGTTGAACAAAGACTTAATAAAAGCtggttttacattatataaaattgacAAGTGGTCTGATTGGGACTCCTCCGTGCATTATGATGGGCAACTGATATAGTGTTGGGACGTAAATATTCAATAACACCTTAACGCAATTTATATCTGCAAAAAATGTTTGACttctcattaatattttctttattctgtTGGTATAAGTTAAtgggatatttatttattgggaAAGATAGGTAAAGAAATACATATTTCATCAAATCTTAAAcctaaataaacatatttgactGACGTGGTCACAAAACCCATAAATCTCCATCtacttcattttatattttaatttacagtatgACAATAATATGGAATTCACTAAGTTTGATGGCATATTCTTTATACATTATAGTGTGTTATACAATTTATGACATAGTTGAACAAACACAATAACCAACTATTTATGAAGAGGGTATTCACAAGAAAATGTtctctaataataaattttgtttcagtcTACTTGAATATCAAGATGGGCGTTGTAGCATGGGCAGTTGTAGCAGGAGTTGGCACCGTAGTGCTAACTGTGCCAATACTAGCACCGGCAGTGCTACCCGCTCTAGGATTCGGCACTGCGGGTGTAGGAGCAGGCACTGTGGCAGCCAGTGCACAGTCATATGTCGGAAATGTTGCTGCTGGTGCGGTGTTTGCTAAACTTCAAGCATTGGCAATGGCTGCTCCCACTCCGTTAGTATATGAATGATTGAAATCTTTCCATTAGTTACAAGTTTATATAGTATGTAACATATGTATTACAGGTGTATTTCTAAAACTGATAAAGACTGCACCATGAGATTATAGAGAACCTGTGTAGAATGGTAGAcatgtaacttaaatttaaatagaaactcTAGAATGGCTTAGGCCAGTCaagaaatgtttgttatttataaagaaaatacaataaccaaaacataaaaatagaactaaaagaATAACTCAATATATACACTTATTGCAGTgctatataaactgtaaaaatatatgttccgcatgaataatacattatattactaaattaaaccaaacaatcttaaaaaacattatattaatgtGGTAAAGAAGGAGAATTTGAAGagtttttaaaaaggtatttattttttctggattaattttatgttatttcgtaaacagttatacaatttttgtgtAAGATACAAATGAATTTCTGATACATAGTGAGATTAGGACTTGACACATTTTGTCTTACTTCTCAgactcatattattatttatttatttgttacatacatttttaatagaatgttacatataacacataattttatgtttataatacaaaagtacttctaatacgtttttattattcGTGTTATGGATATAATTTTGCTATTTCTCActcatattataataaacttttaatactttataaatatataaatcattcaGTAGTAATATATTAAGCTTTCTAAATATGAGCAAAGTATGGTCtgtttttactattgtttttaattcgctaaaataattttctgttgtgttataattattgttttcaaagtaGACGTATAAATCTACTCCACAAACGTAGTGCATgctttattttagaattattggaggcaaaatataacattcttagTAAATCAGAGGCCTGATTAGATTGAAAATCCTAGTGGTAAAATTCCACTAGGATTTTCTTTACATAATGCACATGAGTCTTTCAGTCTTAtgtacaaaaaaacttaaatattcaacactatccattatatatatatatatctgagcAAAGACAACTGTATAActcatttttaaattccaatgttCGAGCCTATATATCTACTTTCATTCAATTAGAATAAAAAGCCTTCATTAATTTTACCTGAACATGCAAAAATAAACCAcgttattaaacaaaattgtgtctaaagtaatttttaacgctATCACTAACCAGTTACTCGCACAACAAACTATCTGAGCAGCAGGCAACAGTCATGGAGCACTTGTTAGTTTGAGAAAGTTATAAGGAATCTAGGAGAATTGATCACTATGAAACAAGTTAGTTATTCATTATGGACACAAGTAAAGTTTGGATgaacttatatttttaacatatttgtcacaagtattatataaatcataaacatttattaataatatcctACTAGTAGGACCCTAgcattttaaagtgaaaaattcaaattttagaacAGATTATCcacaactttaaattaattataaacaaagtttttcttAAACTATGTGTGTGGATTAGGTAGCAAATAATACCTTTATTAATAAATGACATAAAATTCCCTATCAGTAAGACGCTGGCATTTTTGTAGGGGAAAATCAAATGGCCTACCAGTAGGGCAATGatcctcaaagggttaatttatttgcattagtattatttttattcaactcttcttttttaaaatgtagttaaGTGCATTGtcaacataatttatttcaagatGTATTGAATAGACTCAAACTAACAAATGTTAATTGTAGTTAAAGCTTAAAAACAGATTTTGTGGTGcactttcaaattatatatttaaaaaattataaataatgaatcacaaaaagtacttgctccgccgggacttggaCCCGGCGgtttattatttggttatttaaacgtatatgtgacagatacggcaaaaatttaaaaaaattcggcaattaccatttatacaaatttaattaattaaaaaattataaattaattaattataaatatataggtaatttgaatttgaaaaagacattttttagaggtaaccaaaaaaataaaataaaaatacttttttgaggtttttttaattactaactgTAAACCATTACAATATAATATGGCATGCTTCATATCTATATagatataagtaaaattaacaaataagtacacttaaaaatgtaaaaattcaattgcATAATACTTATCATTGTAAACAAAGAATGTAAAAAGTTTGCTAGGTAAAAAGGTTTAAGTGATACACTTAACAGCACCACCACCCAACAAAATTGATAAATCCTCATGATACACAAACTCCTGGCATCAGTAGGTGCCTTAGCTCCCTCTTAAGctccaggttgtgttagagaggacttcttagccctaatttctCCTGGAAAATAAGACTTGTAAAATAGGACGTTGcccataacttttactataaacatGGTAGAGATGTTTTCTTAGtaccattatatttatttttaattaatctttaaaaggatatgtcacaagatagggattgCAATTAGAAAGTTTCAAGTTACCCCCTTCTATTTGTCTTTGAAAAGGAGAGGAGGGGAATATTTACACTCCAAAAATtctacaaaagtattttaatgtaattttaacaaaagtaTGGTGAgggttgtacattgatatttcaatccgtttggaatatatccagtcGCATCAGGACTTAATTACACCCTAAaatgtaaggggttatttgcacataacttttgctaggaatttcgtagagatgttttattcatgttgtgtttctattgaatagacctttaaaatgacatgtcacaagatagaggATACAGTTTGAAAAGTTAAATGTACCTCCTCTAGTACTCCCCCTTGAAAAGAGGGGGAATTTTTTTATcctccgtttggaatatatcgaAGCGTACCAGAACTTAATGTACACCTTGTATATATTAGATATAAGGATATAGATTTGTGTGTTgctaattattttatgtttttctttttcaggTGAAGGAGACTTAAAGAATGATAATTTATCCTGACTAATAAGTTTACTATCTTTACTAAGCCACATTTTTAAGAACTTAGTCAGGGTTTACTTATGAACATTGATTTGGTTTACTGACATcaacatattttaacatgtaacctAAATTGGAATAGactttatcatgttttaaataaatgcttTTGAAATTATACGAATGCTCTATTAATTCATCCTTTCTTTCCAAAGAGTACTATAAATGCTATCCCCATTTCTGAATAAGAATTAATTGCACATCATTCTCTGCAGGTTAcagaatttttatagtaatattcatttttatattactatcatCCATTTGGATGACAGTACTATATTGTGAATTTTCTTAAGATTATGCGGTCAATGTCCTGTAACATCAAAGTTTTTCGGTTCACATCACATttaaacattgcttacacaattaaattctgtAATCTATAAATTTTGGGCTCTGTATTTAACGCCATTTTAGTTATCAAATGATAACTGAAACTTGAAATAAACCAGTTGCTTGCCAGTCatggtttaaaatttgttgattcAAGATTGCTTTCCAGGCCTTAGTAGGctcaaatatttcaagaatttaattgtatgAATAATGTTTCAATGGTGtgaactgaaaaaattaatgttcattGTGAATGTAAGCCAGtataactaattttacattataccTCAAAGTAATattgacataaatataatttactaaaataaatttgacttgcagctaaatatatacaacattttggTAAATGTTTTAACTGGTACAGTAACTAATTATGACTGAGAGTGATGACAGTCTTAATGTTTAATCTGGCAAAAAAAAACTCCTTAGTCAGTATGGTAGTTAATTTTTCAGTCATc from Homalodisca vitripennis isolate AUS2020 chromosome 2, UT_GWSS_2.1, whole genome shotgun sequence encodes the following:
- the LOC124354129 gene encoding uncharacterized protein LOC124354129, which codes for MGVVAWAVVAGVGTVVLTVPILAPAVLPALGFGTAGVGAGTVAASAQSYVGNVAAGAVFAKLQALAMAAPTP